The following are from one region of the Coccinella septempunctata chromosome 7, icCocSept1.1, whole genome shotgun sequence genome:
- the LOC123318076 gene encoding uncharacterized protein LOC123318076 isoform X2, with protein sequence MTVYSSKCASTSPLVEIMSGRITTDLRALPGYLPWSALLCHSRMSCASVIPPTGPSWLLRFNGVKFSSLRHIACKRGTPYIFRTLMSQVCGTESKAFL encoded by the exons ATGACAGTGTACTCCTCCAAGTGTGCCTCGACCAGTCCATTGGTGGAAATTATGAGTGGGAGAATCACCACCGACCTGAGAGC GCTACCAGGATACCTCCCATGGAGCGCCTTGCTATGCCACTCCCGAATGAGTTGTGCCTCTGTTATACCACCAACTGGTCCCTCCTGGCTGCTCAGATTTAATGGAGTCAAGTTCTCGTCACTCCGACATATAGCCTGCAAAAGAG GGACCCCGTATATCTTTAGAACTTTAATGAGCCAGGTGTGCGGCACAGAATCAAAGGCCTTTTTGTAG
- the LOC123318076 gene encoding uncharacterized protein LOC123318076 isoform X1 produces MENSSHGIMSLRVVCRRQDGTRGHDVLYRFRRLQASTASISWYVSCRYVFYVGSRWDHLILDGNESAFRFWVQATRIPPMERLAMPLPNELCLCYTTNWSLLAAQI; encoded by the exons ATGGAAAATTCTAGCCATGGCATTATGTCTCTCCGTGTAGTCTGTCGGCGCCAAGACGGAACACGAGGACACGACGTGTTGTATAGATTCCGGCGCCTGCAAGCATCTACGGCATCTATCAGTTGGTATGTTTCTTGCCGTTATGTTTTTTATGTAGGATCTCGTTGGGACCACCTGATCTTGGATGGCAACGAGTCTGCCTTCCGTTTCTGGGTACAG GCTACCAGGATACCTCCCATGGAGCGCCTTGCTATGCCACTCCCGAATGAGTTGTGCCTCTGTTATACCACCAACTGGTCCCTCCTGGCTGCTCAGATTTAA